The segment TCGGTTGCCAAATGCAAGTGCAACTGCGAGCGGGCGAAATCACTTGAATCACGTTGACGGTCAGCCTTAGCTGCAGAGGAGTTGCGTTGCGCCTCTAAAGCATCTAAATACGACTCATTGATATCGCCAGTAATGTAATTTCCATCAAAACATGAAGCTTCGAAGTTCTGAATCTTTGGATTGATATCGCGAACCGCCTGCTTCATATCCTCAACACTTTGATAGATCAACTGATCGGCGCCAATCATCTTGTTAATTTCTTCATCTGTGCGACCATAGGCTACCAACTCGCTACGGGTTGGCATATCAATACCGTACACATTAGGGAAACGAACTGGTGGAGCAGCTGAAGCAAATATCACCTTCTTGGCGCCAGACTCTCGGGCCATTTGCACGATCTCAAAAGAGGTTGTACCGCGCACAATCGAGTCATCAACAATCAAGATGGTCTTATCTTTAAATTCAACACGCATCGCATTGAGTTTTTGACGAACTGATTTTTTACGAACAGCCTGACCCGGCATGATGAAGGTACGACCAATGTAACGGTTCTTGAAGAACCCTTCGCGATAATCCACGCCCAAATTTTTCGCTACTTGCATCGCGGCTGGACGACTGGAATCCGGAATTGGCATGACTACATCGATCTCATCAACGTTAGTCTCTTTGCGTATTTTCTCGGCCAAGTAATCACCCATGCGCATGCGCACGTTATAGACAGTTACCCCATCAATAGTGGAATCAGGGCGAGCCATGTAAACATATTCAAAGATACATGGTGTGAGAACAGCATTCGCAACACATTGGCGCGCAAAGAAGTTGCCATCCAAATCAATATAGATCGCTTCACCAGGATTGACATCACGAACAAATGTGAAGCCAAGGCCCTCAAGAGCAACTGACTCTGAAGCTACCATCCACTCAGGACCCTGAGCTGTATCGATACGGCCAATACATAAAGGACGGATGCCAAATGGATCACGGAATGCCAATAGTCCATAGCCAGCAATCAAGGAAACAACGGCATAAGAACCCTTTACGCGACCAGCAACACCAGTTACAGCATTAAACATTGCGCCCTCATCTAAGGCAGCGCTGTTAGTTTCTTTTTGAAGCTCATCAGCCAAAACGTTCAGCAATACCTCGGTATCTGAGCTGGTATTGATATGACGACGGTCACGGTAAGCCATCTCAACACGCAAACTTGCTGCATTAGTCAGATTGCCGTTGTGCGCCAAAATAATTCCGTATGGGGCACTTACATAAAATGGCTGCGCCTCTTCTTCGCTGCTAGCAGAACCAGCGGTTGGGTAACGCACCTGACCAATACCTGCATTACCTACCAAGCTGCGCATATTGCGCGTTCTAAATACATCTCGCACCAAACCATTGGCTTTGTGCATCGTAAATGAATTGCCATTCATCGTAGCGATACCGGCAGCATCTTGACCACGATGTTGCAAAAGCAACAAGGCATCATAAAGAAGCTGGTTTACTGGTGAATGGGAAACAGTTCCGACTACGCCGCACATATCGCTAGATTCCTATTGTTAATTTAGGAGTAATGGTTGGGGTAACTTTTGGCATGGCATCGCTGAGTTGTTTTGCCCAATCACTTGGGAGCCAACCTTTAATTAAACCCGTTGCCATGTCAACAGCTGGCCTGGTAATCGCATTTTTCCAGGCTACGCTTTGGGGGATTGGAGTCAAGGCTGCTAATGTAGCAAACACTACAACAATCAAGCCACCTCGCACTAGACCAAATACCAAACCTAAGAAGCGATCTGTCAGACTCAAACCTGCAGACAAAATAATCTTTTGCACAACGCCGCCAAATAAGCCGCAAACAATTAAAGTTAAGACAAACAAAATTAAGAAACTTAATCCAAGACTCAGTAATTCCTCGAGGTGAAATGTCGATAGCCATTCTGTGGATAAGTAGTTGCTGTAGTGATAGGCAACCCAAGCAGCTACAAACCAAGAGGCTAAAGCCAGCACCTCTTTAAATAAGCCTCTAGAAATACCAACCAAAGCTGAAACCAAAAGTACAACCAGGGTGAAGTAATCCACCGATGTCAGCTTTAAGGTGGATAAGTACTCCATTACTGCTTACCAATCTCGATAATTTTGGCAGCGGGGTTTAGGGTCGCTTTAATTTTCTTTTCCGCAAGCTCGGCAGTATCTTTATCACTAAAAGGGCCAGCGCGAAACACAGTGAGCTTTGCTCCATCAGCTCGGGTTTTTGTAGATGCAGAATAAGGGATTTTTAACTCTTTTAATTTCGCAGCGACATTTTTAATGCTGTCATCGTTTGCGAAACTACCAACTGGAATTCCATATTTAACTGAATTCTTAGCCGAAGAATTATCTGCGTTCCTGGGGCTCACATCAGTCTTAGGTTTTGCATTTGAAGCTGCAGAAACCACCTCTTCGCCATCAGCCAAACCTAAAGAAGGCGCTTTGTTAGTCGCATTTGCTGACTTAACCTCTGTCTTTGGCTCCACCTTTACTTCAGGAGTGGGGGTTGCTGACTTAGAGACCGCAACAGGAGTATCTATTTTTGGGCTTTCCTGCGACTTTACGTCTAGCTTGTTATCAACACTTGGTGCCGGCAAACTCGTAACAATATTGATGGCAATATCGTTGTTAACAGCCTTAGGCTTACTATCCAAGATGCGGGGCAAACCAATCACAGCGATCAATACCAAAACAGCTGCACCAATCAGACGATGCCGAGCCCTTTGTTGCTCTGGATCATCCGTAAATATAAGCTCTTCAGACTCTGAAGCGCGCTGGAATGCACGTGGCTCAACCCTTTTTGTGGTGCGACGCCCCACAGACCCCGTTTTAAGGTCATCAGACTGAGTTTTTCGCTTAAACAAGCTTGGTAAACGAATCATGGATCAATGCGCCTGGTTGTTTCGATAAGCCATTACGCCTGCAACGGTATAGAAGGATCCGAAGGTCACAATTCTATCACCCTCGCCTGCCTGAGATAGCGCTTTTTGATATGCCAAAGCGGGATTTTCAAAGATTTCGATGCCTCCATCTGCCCCATTTTTAGGCTTCACCCCCATGGATTCAAGCTTATGGGCCAAGGTCTTTGCTGAAGCTGCCCTTGGAGTTGGTAAGTCAGTGCAAAACCAAAAATCCACGATATTCAGAAGGGGTTTAATAACGCCCTCAACATCCTTGTCCGCCATGGCCCCAAAAATGGCATAGGTGTATGGGTGATACCCCATCTTATCTAGACCTTGCCCCAGGGTGGCGGCAGCATGAGGGTTATGGGCCACATCCAGCACAACCGTTGGCTGCCCAGGTAAAACCTGGAAACGACCAGGAAGTTCCACCATGGCAAAACCGTTACGAATATCTTGGGCGCTTACCGGTAAGCGCTGATGCAGCGCCATTAATGCCGCTATTACTGCTGATGCATTCAGGATTTGATTTGCGCCACGCAAGGCTGGATAACCCAAACCACTAAAACGTTTTCCTCGCCCTGCCCAGCCCCATTGTTGCTTATCACCCTGGAAGTTGTAATCTCGACCCTGCAACCAAAGATCGCAACCTAATTTTTCGGCATATTCAATTAACGATTGTGGAGGCACCGGATCCCCACAAACAGCGATATGTCCTGGACGAAAAATTCCCGCTTTTTCCAAGCCAATTGCTTCGCGTGTACCACCCAAGAAGTCAGCATGATCAATATCGATACTAGTCACAATAGCGCAATCAGCGTCGACAATATTGACGGCATCCAAACGACCGCCCATACCAACCTCTAGCACTACTGCATCTAAGCTTGACTTTGAGAACAAAAACATGATCGCTAAAGTCGTGAACTCAAAATATGTGAGTGTTGGGGCATCAATTAAGCTAACTCGTGCATTTTCAACTGCGGTGAAACTCTCAAGCAAGAGCGCATCTTTCACTTCTTCGCCATTAATGCGCGCACGCTCATTAAATGTCAGAAGATGAGGTGAGGTATGACAACCAACACGATAACCAGAAGCAAGTAAGATGCTTTCCAAATAGGCGCATGTAGAGCCTTTACCATTTGTGCCTGCGACTGTAATAACTGGGCAGTCATAATGGAGATCTAGCGCAGCCTTAACGCGATTAATGCGCTCAAGCCCCATATCGATACCGACTGGGTGAGCAGTTTCAAGGTGGCTAAGCCAAGCCTCGAGGCTATTAAAGAGAATTAGGTTTTGGTGTGCAGTGCTCAAGCGCTTAAACGGCTGAGCTACCCGCAATCGCAGGCTCTGGAAGTTTTTGCAACAAGGCCAACAAACGCGCAATCTCGCCACGCATTTGACGACGATCGACGATCATATCGATCCCACCCTTTTGCATGAGAAACTCTGAACGCTGAAATCCTTCAGGCAATTTTTCGCGAACAGTTTGCTCGATCACGCGTGGGCCAGCAAAACCAATTAATGCTTTTGGCTCTGCCATAACGACATCACCCATAAATGCAAAGCTAGCTGAAATTCCGCCCATAGTAGGGTCGGTCAGCACGCTGATGTAAGGCAAACCTTTTTTAGATAGCAAGGTCAACATTGAATTTGTTTTTGCCATCTGAAAAAGTGACAGCAAGCTCTCTTGCATGCGAGCGCCACCCGTTGCAGTGATGCATATGAATGCACATTTCTTATTGATAGCCTCTTGAACCCCACGAGCAAAGCGCTCGCCAACCACGGAGCCCATTGATCCGCCCATATATTGGAACTCAAAGCAAGCTGCTACAACCGGAATACTTTCAATCTTGCCTCCCATCACAATCAAGGCCTCTGTTTCACCAGATGCATCATTTGCTTCTTTAATACGATCGGGATACTTTTTAGAATCTTTAAATCTCAGTGGATCAGTTGGATAGATATCAGCACCGATTTCATAACGACCTTTTTCGTCAAATAGATTCTCTAACCTTTGACGTGCACCAATACGCATGTGGTGACTACATTTTGGACAGACAGAGAGATTTGCCTCAATGTCAGTGCTGTATAAAACCGTTTCACAACTGGGACACTTAACCCACAAACCTTCCGGAACCGATTTGCGATTTGCTGGATCGGTATGTTGAATTTGGGGTGGGAGTAATTTATCTATCCAGCTCATCAGTTTTAGCTATCCAATGCGTCGCGAATCTCACGAATAAAGGTTTCCAGTGATTGTACCGCCTGACCTGGGGGCGCATCCTCCAATAGGCGAATAATGCGGCTACCGATCACTACAGCATCGGCGCTAGCAGATACAGCCTTGGCGCTGGCGGCATCACTGATACCAAATCCCACAGCAATCGGAATATCGGTTTCCTCGCGGATTTTAGGGAGGATGCTAGCCACATCCTGGGTATTCAGATGGGATGCACCGGTAACTCCACGCATAGATACGTAATAAATGTAACCAGAGGCA is part of the Polynucleobacter tropicus genome and harbors:
- a CDS encoding SPOR domain-containing protein, with translation MIRLPSLFKRKTQSDDLKTGSVGRRTTKRVEPRAFQRASESEELIFTDDPEQQRARHRLIGAAVLVLIAVIGLPRILDSKPKAVNNDIAINIVTSLPAPSVDNKLDVKSQESPKIDTPVAVSKSATPTPEVKVEPKTEVKSANATNKAPSLGLADGEEVVSAASNAKPKTDVSPRNADNSSAKNSVKYGIPVGSFANDDSIKNVAAKLKELKIPYSASTKTRADGAKLTVFRAGPFSDKDTAELAEKKIKATLNPAAKIIEIGKQ
- the folC gene encoding bifunctional tetrahydrofolate synthase/dihydrofolate synthase; amino-acid sequence: MSTAHQNLILFNSLEAWLSHLETAHPVGIDMGLERINRVKAALDLHYDCPVITVAGTNGKGSTCAYLESILLASGYRVGCHTSPHLLTFNERARINGEEVKDALLLESFTAVENARVSLIDAPTLTYFEFTTLAIMFLFSKSSLDAVVLEVGMGGRLDAVNIVDADCAIVTSIDIDHADFLGGTREAIGLEKAGIFRPGHIAVCGDPVPPQSLIEYAEKLGCDLWLQGRDYNFQGDKQQWGWAGRGKRFSGLGYPALRGANQILNASAVIAALMALHQRLPVSAQDIRNGFAMVELPGRFQVLPGQPTVVLDVAHNPHAAATLGQGLDKMGYHPYTYAIFGAMADKDVEGVIKPLLNIVDFWFCTDLPTPRAASAKTLAHKLESMGVKPKNGADGGIEIFENPALAYQKALSQAGEGDRIVTFGSFYTVAGVMAYRNNQAH
- the purF gene encoding amidophosphoribosyltransferase, which codes for MCGVVGTVSHSPVNQLLYDALLLLQHRGQDAAGIATMNGNSFTMHKANGLVRDVFRTRNMRSLVGNAGIGQVRYPTAGSASSEEEAQPFYVSAPYGIILAHNGNLTNAASLRVEMAYRDRRHINTSSDTEVLLNVLADELQKETNSAALDEGAMFNAVTGVAGRVKGSYAVVSLIAGYGLLAFRDPFGIRPLCIGRIDTAQGPEWMVASESVALEGLGFTFVRDVNPGEAIYIDLDGNFFARQCVANAVLTPCIFEYVYMARPDSTIDGVTVYNVRMRMGDYLAEKIRKETNVDEIDVVMPIPDSSRPAAMQVAKNLGVDYREGFFKNRYIGRTFIMPGQAVRKKSVRQKLNAMRVEFKDKTILIVDDSIVRGTTSFEIVQMARESGAKKVIFASAAPPVRFPNVYGIDMPTRSELVAYGRTDEEINKMIGADQLIYQSVEDMKQAVRDINPKIQNFEASCFDGNYITGDINESYLDALEAQRNSSAAKADRQRDSSDFARSQLHLHLATED
- the accD gene encoding acetyl-CoA carboxylase, carboxyltransferase subunit beta; translation: MSWIDKLLPPQIQHTDPANRKSVPEGLWVKCPSCETVLYSTDIEANLSVCPKCSHHMRIGARQRLENLFDEKGRYEIGADIYPTDPLRFKDSKKYPDRIKEANDASGETEALIVMGGKIESIPVVAACFEFQYMGGSMGSVVGERFARGVQEAINKKCAFICITATGGARMQESLLSLFQMAKTNSMLTLLSKKGLPYISVLTDPTMGGISASFAFMGDVVMAEPKALIGFAGPRVIEQTVREKLPEGFQRSEFLMQKGGIDMIVDRRQMRGEIARLLALLQKLPEPAIAGSSAV
- a CDS encoding CvpA family protein; the encoded protein is MEYLSTLKLTSVDYFTLVVLLVSALVGISRGLFKEVLALASWFVAAWVAYHYSNYLSTEWLSTFHLEELLSLGLSFLILFVLTLIVCGLFGGVVQKIILSAGLSLTDRFLGLVFGLVRGGLIVVVFATLAALTPIPQSVAWKNAITRPAVDMATGLIKGWLPSDWAKQLSDAMPKVTPTITPKLTIGI